A stretch of Bordetella genomosp. 13 DNA encodes these proteins:
- the moaC gene encoding cyclic pyranopterin monophosphate synthase MoaC: MSSLPTLSHLDDAGQVRMVDVGAKADSDRVAIAYGRVRMNAHAYGLLTAPGQGKGEVLNTARVAAVLAAKRCAELIPLCHSLPLSFVGIDFGLLDDSHTVEVRATCRTQYKTGVEMEAMTACSVAALTIYDMCKAADKGIVIEQIRLEYKAGGKSGEWRNN; encoded by the coding sequence ATGTCGTCGCTTCCCACGCTCAGCCACCTGGACGATGCCGGCCAGGTACGCATGGTCGACGTAGGCGCCAAGGCCGACAGCGATCGCGTGGCCATCGCCTACGGGCGCGTGCGCATGAACGCGCATGCCTACGGCCTGCTGACCGCCCCCGGCCAGGGCAAGGGCGAAGTGCTCAACACCGCTCGCGTCGCGGCCGTTCTGGCCGCCAAGCGCTGCGCCGAGCTCATTCCCCTGTGCCACAGCCTGCCCCTGTCCTTCGTCGGCATCGACTTCGGCCTGCTGGACGACAGCCACACCGTCGAGGTGCGCGCCACCTGCCGCACGCAGTACAAGACCGGCGTCGAGATGGAAGCCATGACCGCGTGCAGCGTCGCCGCGCTCACCATCTACGACATGTGCAAGGCCGCCGACAAGGGCATCGTCATCGAACAGATACGCCTCGAGTACAAGGCGGGAGGAAAAAGCGGTGAATGGCGCAACAATTAA
- a CDS encoding MFS transporter: MLSTLSSFSPLYTATLLMLIGTGLFNTYMGLRLSQEAVSELWIGLLMAAYYFGLVCGARLGHLMIIRVGHIRAFSACAAVATSMILGQIVIDHMAVWLVLRIIAGVVMVTELMVIESWLNEQTENHQRGRVFSVYMAVSGLGTVLGQLALTFYTTMDEGPLTLVAMCMVLCLVPIAVSARSHPPTPLPAPLDLRFYVQRVPLSLTVLFVAGNLSGAFYGLAPVYAVKYGLTTSQVAVFVAAAVTCGLLSQWPMGWLSDRINRAGLIRFNAALLVLLPVAMWGWITLPYWALIALSCVFGVLQFTLYPLGAAFANDHVEPQRRVSLSAILLMTYGVGACLGPLVAGALMSVAGPAMYYVFISACALILVWRVQPARVTGAHQVDEAPVHFVPMPDSLQSSPAAAALDPRVDPDVDVTMEMAEPQPDVVTPPASAAEHAAEPLPVPPAEPVAGAPLEPEGNPEGRRTGT, translated from the coding sequence ATGCTTTCCACCCTGTCGTCGTTCTCCCCCCTGTATACCGCCACGCTGCTGATGCTGATCGGCACGGGCCTGTTCAACACCTACATGGGCCTGAGGCTGTCGCAGGAGGCCGTCAGCGAGCTGTGGATCGGCCTGCTGATGGCCGCCTATTACTTCGGCCTGGTGTGCGGCGCCCGGCTGGGCCACCTGATGATCATCCGGGTCGGCCACATACGCGCCTTCTCGGCCTGTGCGGCCGTGGCCACCAGCATGATCCTGGGGCAGATCGTCATCGATCACATGGCGGTCTGGCTGGTGCTGCGCATCATCGCCGGCGTGGTGATGGTGACCGAGCTGATGGTCATCGAGAGCTGGCTGAACGAGCAGACCGAGAATCACCAGCGCGGGCGCGTGTTCTCGGTATACATGGCGGTGTCGGGCCTGGGCACCGTGCTGGGTCAGCTGGCGCTGACTTTCTACACCACCATGGACGAAGGCCCGCTGACGCTGGTGGCCATGTGCATGGTGCTATGCCTGGTGCCCATCGCAGTGTCGGCGCGCTCGCACCCGCCCACTCCGTTGCCCGCGCCGCTCGACCTGCGCTTCTACGTGCAGCGCGTGCCGCTGTCGCTGACCGTGCTGTTCGTGGCGGGCAATCTTTCCGGCGCCTTCTATGGGCTGGCGCCCGTGTACGCAGTGAAGTACGGCCTGACCACGTCGCAGGTGGCCGTGTTCGTGGCGGCCGCCGTCACGTGCGGCCTGCTGTCGCAATGGCCCATGGGCTGGCTGTCCGACCGCATCAACCGCGCCGGCCTGATCCGCTTCAACGCCGCGCTGCTGGTGCTGCTGCCGGTGGCGATGTGGGGCTGGATCACGCTGCCGTATTGGGCGCTGATCGCGCTGTCCTGCGTGTTCGGCGTGCTGCAGTTCACCCTGTATCCGCTGGGCGCGGCATTCGCCAATGACCACGTCGAGCCGCAGCGCCGCGTGAGTCTCAGCGCGATCCTGCTGATGACGTACGGGGTAGGGGCCTGCCTGGGGCCGCTGGTGGCCGGGGCCCTGATGTCGGTGGCCGGACCGGCCATGTACTACGTGTTCATTTCGGCGTGCGCGCTGATCCTGGTGTGGCGCGTGCAGCCGGCGCGCGTCACGGGCGCGCATCAGGTCGACGAAGCGCCCGTGCACTTCGTGCCCATGCCGGACTCGCTGCAGAGTTCCCCGGCCGCCGCGGCGCTGGACCCGCGGGTCGATCCCGACGTGGACGTCACCATGGAAATGGCCGAACCGCAGCCCGACGTGGTGACGCCGCCCGCGTCGGCGGCCGAGCATGCCGCGGAACCCCTGCCCGTCCCGCCGGCCGAGCCCGTCGCCGGCGCGCCGCTCGAGCCGGAAGGCAACCCGGAGGGCCGCCGCACGGGCACCTAG
- the moaA gene encoding GTP 3',8-cyclase MoaA yields MTKVIFLADRRLPAGPSDSFVAPVPAPGQDLLDRRARPLRDLRISVTDRCNFRCTYCMPREVFDGNYAFMPHSALLSFEEITRLAGVFVRQGVEKIRLTGGEPLLRKNIEALIAMLSELRTPQGRPLDLTLTTNGVLLGRKARALREAGLNRVTVSLDALDPALFARMSDSQFTPDDVMRSIDTAAEAGLAPVKINMVVRRGVNDDQIVPMARRFRGSGHVLRFIEYMDVGNTNGWNMEEVLPSADVLARIGEVWPLAPLESDPMGRVAERWRYLDGGGEIGVISSVSHAFCEGCTRARLSPEGRLFLCLFAAEGHDLREPLRGGASDDQLAARLAAIWGGRADNYSERRAAAPPGSGPAGNTARKIEMSYIGG; encoded by the coding sequence ATGACCAAAGTGATCTTCCTGGCCGATCGCCGCCTTCCCGCCGGTCCCTCGGACTCGTTCGTCGCCCCCGTGCCCGCGCCGGGGCAGGACTTGCTCGATCGCCGTGCGCGGCCGTTGCGCGATCTGCGGATCTCGGTCACCGACCGCTGCAATTTTCGATGTACGTACTGCATGCCGCGGGAGGTGTTCGACGGCAACTATGCGTTCATGCCGCATTCCGCGTTGCTGTCGTTCGAAGAGATCACGCGGCTGGCCGGCGTGTTCGTCCGGCAGGGCGTCGAGAAAATCCGGCTGACCGGCGGCGAGCCGCTGCTGCGCAAGAACATCGAGGCCCTCATCGCGATGTTGAGTGAATTGCGCACGCCGCAGGGCCGGCCGCTCGACCTTACGCTGACCACCAACGGCGTCCTGCTGGGGCGCAAGGCGCGCGCGCTGAGAGAGGCCGGGCTGAACCGCGTGACGGTCAGCCTGGACGCGCTGGATCCCGCGCTGTTCGCGCGCATGAGCGACAGCCAGTTCACGCCGGACGACGTGATGCGCAGCATCGATACCGCGGCCGAGGCGGGCCTGGCGCCGGTGAAGATCAACATGGTGGTGCGGCGCGGCGTCAACGACGACCAGATCGTGCCCATGGCGCGGCGCTTCCGCGGCAGCGGCCACGTCCTGCGCTTCATCGAATACATGGACGTGGGCAACACCAACGGCTGGAACATGGAAGAAGTGCTGCCCAGCGCCGACGTGCTGGCCCGCATCGGCGAGGTGTGGCCGCTGGCGCCGCTCGAATCCGATCCCATGGGCCGCGTGGCCGAGCGCTGGCGCTACCTGGATGGCGGTGGCGAGATCGGCGTCATCTCCAGCGTCTCGCATGCCTTCTGCGAGGGCTGTACGCGCGCGCGTCTGTCGCCCGAGGGCAGGCTGTTCCTGTGCCTGTTCGCGGCCGAGGGCCATGACCTGCGCGAACCGCTGCGCGGCGGCGCCTCCGACGATCAACTGGCCGCGCGCCTGGCGGCCATCTGGGGCGGCCGCGCCGACAATTATTCGGAAAGGCGCGCCGCCGCGCCCCCGGGCTCGGGACCGGCCGGCAATACGGCGCGCAAGATCGAAATGAGCTACATCGGCGGCTGA
- the moaD gene encoding molybdopterin converting factor subunit 1, whose protein sequence is MNGATINLLYFARVAELVGKRSETWPLADETTGAQLLASLQQRYPQLGHAARLRLAVNHEHAKGTAPVRPGDEVAIFEPVTGG, encoded by the coding sequence GTGAATGGCGCAACAATTAACCTGCTCTACTTCGCCCGCGTCGCCGAGCTGGTAGGCAAGCGCTCCGAGACCTGGCCTCTGGCCGACGAAACCACCGGGGCCCAGCTGCTGGCCTCGCTGCAGCAGCGCTATCCGCAGCTGGGGCACGCCGCGCGGCTGAGGCTGGCGGTCAACCACGAACATGCCAAGGGCACCGCGCCGGTGCGCCCGGGCGACGAAGTGGCCATCTTCGAGCCGGTCACCGGAGGCTGA
- a CDS encoding formate dehydrogenase subunit gamma — protein sequence MRPREAKSDLSSNGGARGGPQALADARSSASASIAAAARVVARLKDQPGALLPILHAVQDELGCIPPEVVPLIAEGLNLSRAEVHGVITFYPHFRGEPAGRHTLEVCRAESCQALGAERLAEHARQRLGCDFHATSEDGAFTLEPVYCLGLCAQSPAVMLDGKPHARVTPARLDRLLAVARDAEVVE from the coding sequence ATGCGTCCGCGCGAGGCCAAATCCGACCTGTCGTCCAACGGCGGCGCCCGTGGCGGCCCGCAGGCCCTGGCGGATGCCCGATCCTCGGCATCCGCTTCCATCGCGGCGGCCGCGCGCGTCGTGGCGCGCCTGAAAGACCAGCCCGGCGCCCTGCTGCCCATCCTGCATGCCGTGCAGGACGAACTGGGCTGTATCCCGCCCGAGGTCGTGCCCCTCATCGCCGAGGGCCTGAACCTGTCGCGGGCAGAGGTGCACGGCGTCATCACGTTCTATCCGCATTTCCGCGGCGAGCCCGCCGGCCGGCACACGCTGGAAGTGTGCCGCGCCGAGTCCTGTCAGGCGCTGGGCGCCGAGCGCTTGGCCGAGCATGCGCGCCAGCGCCTGGGCTGCGACTTCCATGCCACCAGCGAGGACGGCGCCTTCACGCTCGAGCCGGTCTATTGCCTGGGCCTGTGCGCCCAGTCGCCGGCCGTCATGCTGGACGGCAAGCCGCATGCGCGCGTCACACCCGCCAGGCTCGACCGCCTGCTGGCCGTCGCGCGGGACGCCGAGGTGGTCGAATGA
- a CDS encoding molybdopterin molybdotransferase MoeA, which yields MLEFDQAQAQLADAAPAPSSSRTETVALAELPGRVLAVDLQATLDLPPADNSAMDGYAIRHADFRPGVRLPIQQRVYAGDMPQPLAPGQATRLFTGSLVPDGADTIVIQEDTREADGHVEILREPTRGEFVRKRGEDTHAGRPLLPAGTLLQAAHVALLASQGLAQAPVYPRLKIGVLTTGDELVPPGAERQPQQIYNSNAGMLGALVQGMGAELRHALHARDNEADLIDALRTLATDCDLVISVGGVSVGERDLVKPAIAALGGDLALWKVRMKPGKPVALANILGKPLVCLPGNPVSSYAVFLLLVTPMLRRMQGRSEIYPPVGRAILRTDRPLQDSREEFVRVQARPLPDGGAELVPYGNQGSHVVSSLPWATGLARLPAGVPVHDGAVVPYYDLRHWLA from the coding sequence ATGCTCGAATTCGACCAGGCGCAGGCCCAGTTGGCCGACGCCGCGCCCGCCCCCTCTTCCTCCCGAACCGAAACCGTCGCGCTGGCCGAGCTGCCCGGCCGCGTGCTGGCCGTCGACCTGCAAGCTACGCTCGACCTTCCTCCCGCAGACAACAGCGCCATGGACGGCTATGCCATCCGCCATGCCGACTTCCGTCCCGGCGTGCGGCTGCCGATCCAGCAACGGGTCTATGCCGGCGACATGCCGCAGCCACTGGCGCCGGGCCAGGCCACTCGCCTGTTCACCGGCAGCCTGGTTCCCGACGGCGCCGACACCATCGTCATTCAGGAGGACACGCGCGAAGCCGACGGACACGTCGAGATCCTGCGCGAGCCGACCCGGGGCGAGTTCGTGCGCAAGCGCGGCGAGGACACACATGCCGGCCGGCCGCTGCTGCCCGCCGGCACACTGCTGCAGGCGGCCCACGTGGCGCTGCTGGCCTCGCAAGGGCTGGCGCAGGCGCCGGTCTATCCGCGGCTGAAGATCGGCGTGCTGACCACCGGCGACGAGCTGGTGCCGCCCGGCGCCGAACGCCAGCCCCAGCAGATCTACAACTCGAACGCCGGCATGCTGGGCGCGCTGGTGCAGGGCATGGGCGCCGAACTGCGGCACGCCCTGCACGCGCGCGACAACGAGGCCGACCTGATCGATGCCTTGCGCACGCTGGCCACCGACTGCGACCTGGTGATAAGCGTGGGCGGCGTGTCGGTGGGCGAACGCGATCTCGTCAAGCCGGCCATCGCGGCGCTGGGCGGCGACCTGGCGCTGTGGAAGGTGCGGATGAAGCCGGGCAAGCCGGTGGCGCTGGCCAACATCCTGGGCAAACCGCTGGTGTGCCTGCCCGGCAATCCGGTGTCCTCGTATGCGGTGTTCCTGCTGCTGGTCACGCCGATGCTGCGCCGCATGCAGGGCCGGAGCGAGATCTATCCCCCCGTGGGCCGCGCCATCCTGCGCACCGACCGGCCGCTGCAGGACAGCCGCGAGGAATTCGTGCGCGTGCAGGCCCGCCCGCTGCCCGACGGCGGCGCCGAGCTGGTGCCCTACGGCAACCAGGGATCGCACGTGGTGAGTTCGCTGCCGTGGGCCACCGGACTGGCGCGGCTGCCGGCCGGCGTGCCCGTGCATGACGGCGCCGTGGTGCCGTATTACGACCTGCGCCACTGGCTGGCGTAG
- a CDS encoding dienelactone hydrolase family protein: MEVQDPEFDSLLPPLRLSRRGFIATGVAAGFSVAAGQAVAQTAIRTDAAGLTAGSVQIPTTDGNMPGYRAAPAGRKNLPTILVVSEIFGVHEYIQDTCRRLAHAGYLAIAPELFARHGDPSKYTDIPTLRAEVVDKAGDAQVMADLDAAAKWAATQGGAADKLGIMGFCWGGRVVWLYAAHNPGLKAGAAWYGQLGGQPSQLKPASALGLVDKLRAPVLGAYGGKDAGIPMEDVDKMRAALAEGPPAARASRIDVYPEAPHAFHADYRPSYRKTEAEQAWKRMMDWFAGHGLGA; encoded by the coding sequence ATGGAAGTCCAGGATCCAGAATTCGACAGCTTGCTTCCCCCGCTGCGCCTGTCGCGCCGCGGCTTCATCGCCACCGGCGTGGCGGCGGGCTTCTCGGTGGCGGCCGGCCAGGCCGTCGCGCAGACGGCCATCCGCACCGATGCCGCCGGCCTCACGGCCGGCAGCGTGCAGATTCCCACCACCGACGGCAACATGCCGGGCTATCGGGCCGCGCCCGCGGGCAGGAAGAACCTGCCCACCATCCTGGTGGTGTCCGAGATCTTCGGGGTGCACGAGTACATCCAGGACACCTGCCGCCGCCTGGCGCATGCGGGCTACCTGGCCATTGCGCCCGAACTCTTCGCGCGCCATGGCGACCCGTCCAAGTACACCGACATCCCCACGCTGCGCGCCGAGGTGGTGGACAAGGCGGGCGACGCGCAAGTGATGGCCGACCTCGATGCCGCCGCCAAGTGGGCCGCCACGCAGGGCGGCGCGGCCGACAAGCTGGGCATCATGGGTTTCTGCTGGGGCGGCCGCGTCGTGTGGCTGTACGCCGCGCACAATCCCGGGCTGAAGGCCGGCGCGGCCTGGTATGGGCAATTGGGCGGACAGCCCAGCCAGCTCAAGCCAGCCTCGGCGCTCGGCCTGGTCGACAAGCTGCGGGCGCCCGTGCTGGGCGCGTACGGCGGCAAGGACGCCGGCATCCCCATGGAAGACGTGGACAAGATGCGGGCCGCCCTGGCCGAAGGCCCCCCGGCCGCGCGCGCCTCGCGCATCGATGTGTATCCCGAGGCGCCTCACGCCTTCCACGCCGACTACCGGCCCAGCTACCGCAAGACCGAGGCGGAGCAGGCCTGGAAGCGCATGATGGACTGGTTCGCCGGGCACGGCCTGGGCGCCTGA
- the moaB gene encoding molybdenum cofactor biosynthesis protein B: MTDPISLGCAILTVSDTRTAGDDTSGNLLAESVAHAGHVCLKRDIVPCNLYQIRRVMSDWIADPDVHVILTTGATGFAPEDCMPEAVAPLFDKEIAGFGELFRHLSHGEIGTSTLQSRAVAGYANDTAIFCMPGSTHACRTAWTQIIRDQLDSECKPCNFATLLHRRPTAA; encoded by the coding sequence ATGACCGATCCCATCTCGCTGGGCTGCGCCATTCTCACCGTCAGCGACACCCGCACGGCGGGCGACGATACCTCGGGCAACCTGCTGGCGGAAAGTGTCGCGCACGCGGGCCACGTGTGCCTGAAGCGCGACATCGTTCCCTGCAATCTCTATCAGATCCGCCGCGTGATGAGCGACTGGATCGCCGACCCGGACGTGCACGTCATCCTGACCACCGGCGCCACGGGTTTTGCGCCCGAGGACTGCATGCCCGAAGCCGTCGCTCCGCTGTTCGACAAAGAGATCGCGGGCTTCGGCGAGCTGTTCCGGCATCTGTCGCATGGCGAGATCGGCACCTCCACCCTGCAGTCGCGGGCCGTAGCGGGCTATGCCAACGACACGGCCATCTTCTGCATGCCCGGCTCGACGCATGCCTGCCGCACCGCCTGGACGCAAATCATCCGCGACCAGCTCGACAGCGAGTGCAAGCCCTGCAATTTCGCCACCCTTCTGCATCGCCGCCCGACCGCGGCCTAG
- a CDS encoding peroxiredoxin: MTIKVGDRVPDGTLTEFIETETEGCQLGPNAFQVADLVKGKKIALFAVPGAFTPTCSAKHLPGFVAKADALRAKGIDEVWCVSVNDAFVMGAWGREQQTGSKVRMLADGAAAWTRALGLELDLTQRGMGVRSQRYSAIIDDGVVKTLNVEAPGKFEVSDADTLLSQA; encoded by the coding sequence ATGACCATCAAAGTCGGCGATCGCGTGCCCGACGGCACCCTGACCGAATTCATCGAAACCGAGACCGAGGGCTGCCAGCTCGGTCCCAACGCGTTCCAGGTCGCCGACCTGGTCAAGGGCAAGAAGATCGCGCTGTTCGCGGTGCCCGGCGCCTTCACGCCGACCTGCTCGGCCAAGCACCTGCCCGGTTTCGTCGCCAAGGCCGACGCGCTGCGCGCCAAGGGCATCGACGAGGTCTGGTGCGTGTCGGTCAACGACGCCTTCGTGATGGGCGCCTGGGGGCGCGAACAGCAGACCGGCAGCAAGGTGCGCATGCTGGCCGACGGAGCGGCCGCCTGGACGCGCGCCCTCGGCCTCGAGCTCGACCTGACGCAGCGCGGCATGGGCGTTCGCTCGCAGCGTTATTCCGCCATCATCGACGATGGCGTGGTGAAGACGCTGAACGTCGAGGCTCCCGGCAAATTCGAAGTCAGCGACGCCGATACGCTGCTGTCGCAGGCTTGA
- a CDS encoding molybdenum cofactor biosynthesis protein MoaE, with protein sequence MVIVQEADFDSAALTAELRARVAGQAGAVVTFTGYVRDFAPDRPTETLFLEHYPGMCERELEDIAAAARQRWNLAGTVIAHRVGALHREEQIVFVAAASAHRGDAFRGCEFIIDALKTCAPFWKRETLASGEQFWVEQRQADHDRTQAWDAGTPSKEQP encoded by the coding sequence ATGGTCATCGTGCAGGAAGCCGATTTCGACAGCGCCGCGTTGACGGCGGAACTGCGCGCGCGGGTGGCCGGACAGGCCGGCGCCGTGGTCACGTTCACCGGCTACGTGCGCGACTTCGCGCCCGACCGGCCCACGGAAACGCTGTTTCTCGAACACTATCCCGGCATGTGCGAGCGCGAGCTCGAGGACATCGCGGCCGCCGCGAGGCAGCGCTGGAACCTGGCGGGCACCGTGATCGCGCACCGCGTCGGCGCCCTGCATCGCGAAGAGCAGATCGTGTTCGTCGCCGCGGCCAGCGCGCACCGCGGCGATGCGTTCCGCGGCTGCGAATTCATCATCGACGCGCTCAAGACGTGCGCGCCGTTCTGGAAGCGCGAGACCCTCGCCTCGGGCGAACAGTTCTGGGTCGAGCAGCGCCAGGCCGACCACGATCGCACCCAGGCCTGGGATGCCGGCACTCCCTCGAAGGAACAACCATGA
- a CDS encoding formate dehydrogenase beta subunit yields the protein MNDAVTLYIPRDAAALAMDADAVAHAIEHEAKRRGLSVKLVRNGSRGLLWLEPLVEVATSDGRIAYGPVQPEDVPGLFEAGWLQGGAHALCHGPTEDIPYLKRQERLTFARVGITDPLCTHDYAAHGGLEGVRRAARLSPQQIVDEVTASGLRGRGGAAFPTGIKWKTVLTSPADQKYIVCNADEGDSGTFADRLLMEGDPYVLIEGMTIAGLAVGATMGYIYVRSEYPHAIATLQAAIERARDAGWLGADVHRSGRAFDLEVRKGAGAYICGEETSLLESLEGKRGVVRAKPPLPAIRGLFGKPTVINNVISLASAPAILARGAAWYRDYGVGRSHGTLPFQLAGNLKQGGLVEKAFGLTLRELLYDFGGGSATGRPLRAVQVGGPLGAYLPESQWDIPLDYEAYAAVSAMIGHGGLVAFDDSVDMLRMARYAMEFCAIESCGKCTPCRIGSTRGVETLDRIAAGGPAREQQVHLLRDLCDTMLGGSLCALGGMAPYPVLSALNHFPEDFGVSADHAAAPA from the coding sequence ATGAACGACGCCGTCACGCTCTACATACCTCGCGATGCCGCCGCGCTCGCCATGGACGCCGATGCCGTCGCGCACGCCATCGAGCACGAGGCAAAGCGCCGCGGCCTGTCCGTCAAACTGGTGCGCAATGGCTCGCGCGGACTGCTGTGGCTCGAACCGCTGGTCGAGGTCGCCACCTCCGATGGCCGCATCGCGTACGGCCCCGTCCAGCCGGAAGACGTGCCGGGGCTGTTCGAGGCCGGCTGGCTGCAGGGCGGCGCCCATGCCCTGTGTCATGGCCCCACCGAAGACATCCCCTACCTGAAGCGCCAGGAACGCCTGACCTTCGCGCGGGTCGGCATCACCGATCCCCTGTGCACGCACGACTACGCCGCGCACGGCGGACTCGAAGGCGTGCGCCGCGCCGCGCGGCTCAGCCCGCAGCAGATCGTCGATGAAGTCACGGCCTCGGGCCTGCGCGGCCGCGGCGGCGCGGCGTTTCCCACGGGCATCAAGTGGAAGACGGTGCTGACGTCGCCGGCCGACCAGAAGTACATCGTCTGCAATGCCGACGAAGGCGATTCGGGCACATTCGCCGATCGCCTGCTGATGGAAGGCGATCCCTACGTGCTGATCGAGGGCATGACCATCGCCGGGCTGGCGGTGGGCGCCACGATGGGCTACATCTACGTGCGCTCCGAATATCCGCACGCCATCGCCACCCTGCAGGCGGCCATCGAACGGGCGCGCGACGCCGGCTGGCTGGGCGCGGACGTGCACCGCAGCGGCCGGGCCTTCGACCTAGAGGTGCGCAAGGGCGCCGGCGCCTATATCTGCGGCGAAGAGACCTCGCTGCTGGAAAGTCTGGAAGGCAAGCGCGGCGTGGTCCGCGCCAAGCCGCCCCTGCCGGCCATCCGCGGCCTGTTCGGCAAGCCCACGGTCATCAACAACGTGATCTCGCTGGCCTCGGCGCCCGCCATCCTGGCGCGCGGCGCGGCCTGGTACCGCGACTACGGTGTGGGCCGTTCGCATGGCACGCTGCCCTTTCAACTGGCCGGCAACCTCAAGCAGGGCGGCCTGGTCGAGAAGGCCTTCGGCCTCACGCTGCGCGAACTGCTGTACGACTTCGGCGGCGGCAGCGCCACGGGCCGGCCCTTACGCGCCGTGCAGGTGGGCGGCCCGCTGGGCGCGTACCTGCCTGAGTCGCAATGGGACATCCCGCTCGACTACGAGGCCTATGCCGCGGTCTCGGCCATGATCGGCCACGGCGGGCTGGTGGCGTTCGACGACAGCGTGGACATGCTGCGCATGGCCCGCTATGCCATGGAGTTCTGCGCCATCGAGTCCTGCGGCAAGTGCACGCCCTGCCGCATCGGTTCCACCCGCGGCGTCGAGACCCTGGACAGGATCGCGGCCGGCGGACCGGCGCGCGAACAACAAGTGCATCTGCTGCGCGACCTGTGCGACACCATGCTGGGCGGCTCGCTGTGCGCGCTGGGCGGCATGGCGCCCTACCCTGTGCTGTCCGCGCTCAATCACTTTCCCGAAGACTTCGGCGTATCCGCCGACCATGCCGCCGCGCCGGCCTAG
- a CDS encoding substrate-binding domain-containing protein, protein MTYKFQLGLRPQWLLSGTPDTGDLPLQDVLALLAAIDATGNIAGACRACKLSYRHAWGILRRFEGIFGTSLLITRRRQGTQLSEFAQRLLWANRRIEARLMPTLDSMASELQEELERLLPQSAPHLRLHASHGFAVEALMQHMSDRGSGMELRYRTAIEALASLERRECDLAGFQVPSGEFEAPIMARYAAWLHPDEYLLIHLAVRNTGLFVQPGNPKRIDGMADLARPDVRFVNRQIGSSTRHLISVMLERAGVSISWVQGYETNEFTHMAIAAHIASGMADTGVGVETAARRFGLDFIPLVRERYFFAIRRSSLESPAMRDLLAIMRSPEYVNYVGQLVGYDATQTGSLQTLKEAFPDDRAAKAQAKG, encoded by the coding sequence ATGACATATAAATTCCAGCTCGGCCTGCGGCCGCAATGGCTCCTGTCGGGCACGCCCGACACCGGCGACCTGCCGCTGCAGGACGTATTGGCGCTGCTGGCCGCCATCGACGCCACCGGCAACATCGCCGGCGCGTGTCGCGCCTGCAAGCTGTCGTATCGGCATGCCTGGGGCATCCTGCGCCGCTTCGAAGGCATCTTCGGCACGTCCCTGCTGATCACGCGGCGGCGCCAGGGCACGCAGTTGTCCGAGTTCGCGCAGCGCCTGCTGTGGGCCAACCGCCGCATCGAGGCGCGCCTGATGCCTACGCTGGACAGCATGGCGTCCGAACTGCAGGAAGAACTCGAACGCCTGCTGCCGCAAAGCGCCCCGCACCTGCGACTGCACGCCAGCCACGGCTTCGCCGTCGAAGCGCTGATGCAGCACATGAGCGACCGCGGTTCGGGCATGGAACTGCGCTATCGCACCGCCATCGAGGCGCTGGCGTCGCTGGAGCGGCGCGAATGCGACCTGGCCGGGTTCCAGGTGCCCAGCGGCGAGTTCGAAGCGCCCATCATGGCGCGCTACGCCGCCTGGCTGCATCCCGACGAATACCTGCTGATTCACCTGGCGGTGCGCAACACCGGCCTCTTCGTGCAGCCGGGCAATCCGAAGCGGATCGACGGCATGGCAGATCTGGCGCGGCCCGACGTGCGCTTCGTCAACCGCCAGATCGGCTCCAGCACGCGCCACCTGATCAGCGTGATGCTCGAGCGCGCCGGCGTGTCGATCAGCTGGGTGCAGGGCTACGAAACCAACGAGTTCACTCACATGGCCATCGCCGCGCACATCGCCAGCGGCATGGCGGACACGGGCGTGGGCGTGGAAACCGCGGCGCGGCGCTTCGGACTGGACTTCATCCCGCTGGTGCGCGAACGCTACTTCTTCGCCATACGCAGATCGTCGCTGGAATCCCCAGCCATGCGAGACCTGCTGGCCATCATGCGCAGCCCCGAATACGTGAACTACGTAGGACAGCTCGTCGGGTACGACGCGACGCAGACCGGAAGCCTGCAGACCTTGAAGGAAGCGTTTCCTGACGATCGGGCGGCCAAGGCGCAGGCAAAGGGGTGA